The following proteins come from a genomic window of Henningerozyma blattae CBS 6284 chromosome 4, complete genome:
- the TBLA0D00120 gene encoding uncharacterized protein produces MPSKIHQITRSIYIRRIMYFRFKFIIILLLSSIIASILILNTNDSSNINQDSLITSSWQQTTSYLGFQNKKIHSKKELSKLDLTNILLGRPINKFPIPQDDDIANYDEFKFTGFITNLNVKNLIASKKSDVNSKDLLSKDGRPVAVKDMEMMFSSYYGSIVTCEDLAYPSKVLYSSERKIISDDLVSLRQEIISKNNDLSKAVVNDNEKGRDESDIVRSNWYRFGSSSVWLEKEQCYITVTRLMYSYQGKKEGPDVSVIRAQAFDRNWNELYNKRIPKLDFKMPKNVEKELEKIDTELGLSPDFCNQLIKSPTEYDKCIIEQNNNLLKNQKTKERILDKYFVTYPTVYNIDYKLKGRFSGSEDPRIILKTGKNNEPDEPIVIFNMHDQGSRRLYGYFPHRSVDTVIKFEIQNDEMKNREKNWAPFFTDQDSSSELSRGSIHFIYTFMPLEILKCSLNDGSCNKIFSKKTLELSDKANFGGVRGGTQFVPLPSVIPRIPGKQIWLGFSKLHIDDCGCGKKFYRPMLNLLVEEKGIYHQELIGPSMDFNTEVLDWNTTSYECSFYNVMSPNSIAFWDIISQDPENGTFNDLLVFTYSEADEISKVVNIKGILDYILNVYSQKDIEEDFTPTKDLEVVLGKTLDCIRDYSYKVCANYGEAHSGDTKGK; encoded by the coding sequence ATGCCTTCAAAAATACATCAAATAACAAGATCCATTTACATAAGGAGAATTATGTATTTtagattcaaatttataattatattattactatctTCAATTATTGCATCAATATTGATTCTTAATACAAACGATAGTTCAAATATAAACCAAGACTCTCTAATAACGTCTTCTTGGCAACAAACTACAAGCTATTTAGGtttccaaaataaaaaaatacattcCAAAAAAGAGCTATCGAAATTAGATCTTACTAACATTTTATTGGGAAGAcctattaataaatttccaATCCCAcaagatgatgatattgcAAATTACGATGAATTTAAGTTCACTGGGTTCataacaaatttaaatgtaaaaaatttaatagcTTCTAAAAAATCAGATgttaattcaaaagatttattatcgAAAGATGGTAGACCAGTTGCCGTTAAAGATATGGAAATGATGTTCTCTAGTTATTATGGATCTATAGTAACTTGTGAAGATTTGGCTTATCCTTCGAAGGTTTTATATTCTTCCGAAAGAAAAATCATATCTGATGACTTAGTCTCTTTAAgacaagaaattattagtaaAAACAATGACCTATCCAAAGCAGTggttaatgataatgaaaaaggTAGAGATGAGAGCGATATTGTTAGGTCGAATTGGTACAGATTTGGTTCATCTAGCGTTTGGTTGGAAAAGGAACAATGTTATATAACTGTTACTAGACTAATGTATTCTTATCAAGGTAAGAAAGAAGGTCCTGATGTTTCGGTTATTCGTGCACAGGCATTTGATAGAAATTGGaatgaattatataataaacgCATTCCAAAACTAGATTTTAAGATGCCAAAAAATGTAGAAAAAGagttagaaaaaattgataccGAATTGGGGTTATCCCCAGACTTTTGTAACCAACTTATCAAATCACCAACTGAATATGATAAATGTATCAtagaacaaaataataatcttttgaaaaaccAAAAGACAAAAGAGCGCATATTGgacaaatattttgttacTTATCCAACGGTTTATAATATAGACTACAAATTGAAAGGGAGATTCTCAGGTTCAGAAGATCCTAGAATCATTTTGAAGACaggtaaaaataatgagCCTGATGAACCAattgttatatttaatatgcATGATCAAGGAAGTAGAAGGTTATATGGATATTTTCCACATCGTTCAGTGGATACAGTAATTAAATTCgaaattcaaaatgatgaaatgaaaaatcgagaaaaaaattgggCCCCATTCTTCACAGATCAAGATAGTTCCTCAGAATTATCGCGTGGTTCAATTCACTTTATTTACACTTTTATGCctttagaaattttaaaatgcTCCTTGAATGATGGTAGTTGCAATAAGATCTTCTCCAAAAAAACACTAGAACTTTCAGATAAAGCAAATTTTGGTGGGGTACGTGGAGGTACGCAATTTGTCCCTTTACCTTCGGTTATTCCAAGGATTCCAGGTAAACAAATTTGGTTAGGGTTTTCAAAGCTACATATAGATGATTGTGGCTGTGGCAAAAAGTTCTATAGGCCGATGTTAAATTTATTGGTAGAAGAAAAAGGAATATACCATCAAGAGTTAATTGGTCCTTCGATGGACTTTAATACAGAGGTATTGGATTGGAATACAACTTCCTATGAATGTAGTTTCTATAACGTCATGTCTCCCAATTCGATTGCTTTCTGGGATATTATATCACAAGATCCAGAAAATGGAACGTTTAATGATTTACTAGTTTTCACATATAGTGAAGCAGACGAAATATCGAAAGTAGTGAATATTAAAGGAATTTTAGactatattttaaatgtttATTCTCAAAAggatattgaagaagattttACCCCAACAAAAGATCTAGAAGTGGTTTTAGGGAAAACCTTAGATTGCATTAGGGACTATAGTTATAAGGTCTGTGCTAACTATGGTGAGGCTCATTCTGGTGATACTAAAGGGAAATAA